ACCCGCCGGTCGCTTTGAGACTGGCTCTTGGTGACATATCCCTGTTCGACCAGCTTGTTGAGGATACCGGTGACCGCCGGCTTGCTCAGTTTCAGCGTTTTGGCCAGGCTGGTCGGCGTCAGATCCTCTGCATGGTTGATGGCGTTGATATATTGGAACTGGGTGAGATTGATTTCCCGGGCGCCGATTTTACGCAGTTTCTGCATCTTGGCATTGACCAGGGCGCGGGAAACGATCTCAAATATTTCCATGATGCGTTGTTTATGGTCCATGGCTGAAAAGTTAACCTTGGCTTAGTGGTTAGTTAGGTTAACAAAGTAAGTGATGACGCACGCCCTGTCAATACCATATGGACGGTTTTGGCTCAGAAC
This DNA window, taken from Syntrophotalea carbinolica DSM 2380, encodes the following:
- a CDS encoding MarR family winged helix-turn-helix transcriptional regulator, which translates into the protein MDHKQRIMEIFEIVSRALVNAKMQKLRKIGAREINLTQFQYINAINHAEDLTPTSLAKTLKLSKPAVTGILNKLVEQGYVTKSQSQSDRRVYNIHLTKAGKQVADAYEEACREYIDGMAQALTASELDQLVILMEKALH